Part of the Henckelia pumila isolate YLH828 chromosome 2, ASM3356847v2, whole genome shotgun sequence genome is shown below.
GGTTtctatgtgtgtatatatatatatatatatatatatatatatatatacacacacacacacacggtTTTGCTATGTTGCACATCTCTCCTGCCAATCTTTGTGCCCACCTGTGAGGTGGCACTCACCTACTGGTTgcacaatttaatatttttcacaacatCCAATATatgagtgtcacctcataggTGGACACGGTAGGTTGGTTAACAATTTTGTCATTTATTCCATATTTTATGTAAAGTTACATAAATAATATGTACTTATATAATAATAGCAATTAGAAAGGAATCGATAACTTACCTTTTAAATGTTTTATCTTTCTAATTTTctatttacatatttttttagtaTATATTAACTTTCAATACTATAATAATGTAGGATAGCatattagaaaaaaataattatacataaattggaacaatataaattatataagtaTCATATATGTATCAATGTATTTTATATAAGTACATAATCGATAACTTACCTTTAAATAGTTTATCTTTCTAATTTAAATAGTTTATCTTTCTAATTTTATATTTAGATATTTTTTTAGTATATATTAACTTCCAATACTAGAATAATATAGGatagtataaaaaaataataattatacataaatttgaacaatataaattatattacttGCAACAGGTATCAATGTATTTTATATGAACatttatggaaaaaaaattaacttatctattatctattattatatatctaaaagtgtgaataaaaaaataaaattttaatgaaaaaaaatttctatatatgacttacttttaaacttttttatattttttatttttcatttgtaTATTTTTAGTGTGATCAAGTATCAATGTATTTTATATGAACAtctatgagaaaaaaaaaaattaacttatctattatatattattacttatctaaaaatatgaataaaaaaataaaactgtaAAATTGTTAATTAACAATTTTGCATTAACTTCCAATACAAGAATAATGTAGGATAGTataatagaaaaaaataattatacataaatttgaataaaataaattatatcgaTTGAGTATTTGTAACTGAATGTGGCCAGACAATTAAAACatacaataataattaatatatcttGAATGGATTTATTCGCAAAGTTTATTAggaaaattcatatttatattgtCGTGAATGTGTCAGAtttataattttcataaattcatcGATACATGAGATTTCTTTGGGTTTTGTAAATAACCTTCTTATATATATGTCACTTAATATGTGAGTCAATTTTGTAGAGCTTGGTTTTAGTTCATCAAATGTGTTCATTAAAAGAGTTATAGCAAAAGTCGGTGACTCTGTAGTAACTATTGTCTAATATTGTGTGAATAAAACACAAAACACATTGCATCTCAATTCAAAATACGGGACATGGAAGAATTTGAAAATCTTGAAAAAAACAAAggaaaaaactaaaaattacggtattaatataaaaagttagaaataaaaaaatttaagaataaaaatattgaaaagaacaaaactaaaattaaaaatttagtgtaataatattaaaatttagagttaaaaaaatatatttacgaAATTAATGTAGGAGTATAAATTAAatctatttatatattatttaaaaatataaataaaagagtaaagttttatcattgtgtcattttatttacactataactAAGGTCATAGAAAAACATATACACATATAACTAAAATCAAccctaaaataaatatttttaatatattatatgtatatattatttaatatccataaatattttttttgacggTTTAATATCCATAAATATTAATGTAAGAGTATAAATGTAACCCTTGATattaaaaagaagaagaagaatattaAAGTAAAAGATAAATTTTAGTTTATGGCtttaattgaattgtagttaATCAAATATAACTAAATCTTGAAAAGAATAAAgctaaaaactaaaaattacgacattaatataaaaaaattataattaaaaatatatatttacgaaatTTTTAGATTACAAATTAAACATGAGTTCGATTATTAtgataaaaagatttaaattaataaatttgatGGTTTAgtagattaatttttttattaatattaagtgatcaaattatataattgatattttggtAATGAATCTAATTATGACTCATTTCATATTTTTCGTTCTGATTATATAATGTAGTTTTTTCCACACATATTAAAAAATCATCGAGAAAATAAATTGTAAATTTTCTATTAATTTATACCTTTGAAtgtattcaaaaaattaatgcCCAAGTTTCAAAATATAGTTAATACTCCATAGGGGTAGagtgtaaaaaatattattaaaatggTATATATATGCCAATAAATTTGAGTCAAaagcaaacaaataaacatGATCTATATAATTGGGACGGGAAGTGTTATCTAACTTGAATGCTTTACATTTTTAATCATATTACGATACATTTtcattttttgtcattttacttgtatattgtttttattttgatcatttaacttgtatttattttaattttcgattttttttatgatCGAGAAACATGATAGATTATGGtagcaaaacaaacaaaaataaaaaaaacatgtgaGTTAAATGATCACAATAAAACAATATACGAGTGACATAACTAAAATGAAAATGCATCGTGacatgactaaaaataaaaaaaacattcaaTTTACAGGACTGAAAATACAAATTCACCACTAACATGACACAaagcgaaaaaaaaaattgatcattatattttttgagttgatttctctgtaatataaatgttaaaacaatattttattataaaaaacaattatataCCTACACGTATTTATAATTAACTAGTCAGAATGTTTTTCTTGTTCGTAGTTAAATCAGTAAACAGTGCCATATTCTCAATAAAAGAATCGGAAGCATGTAGGAAACTCTCCCAAACAATTTTACCATTTGAGTTATCTTGTAACACCAAGTTCCCCGTATCCAAGAGCTGAGCGCTTGAATTCAGGATCGAATTCGAAACATTTGATGACCATAGCATCTGCTTGTGCCCGTCCAAGATCACAAGattcccatctcctgaaataagcAATGTTCCATTTGCATCATAAAGAGGATTCTCTCTATTAGCCACCCATATCACAGTCATCACTGGAATATTGTACATGATACCAACATATCGATAAGTACTGTTCATCGGGGTGAAAAAACCCAATTTGAATCTCTGCCCACTTGAAACCAAAGTTTCAGGGTCTCGAATGGATTGATCGGCACTTATGGTATCAATGGCAGAACTCAATTTCAAGAAGAAACAAGAAAATATGGAGAAGTTGAAGAATTTTATTACTAAAAAGACAAAGTCTTAAGACTAGTTATTActcaataaaaaacaaaaaagaagttgaagaattttattttatttttttaactattatttttttaaaatgtttattattatttttttatgaactCTTCCATGTTTGGCACTGACACAAGTAGCAGTTGAagaatttttatatttgaatgtaataattgaattttatttagGTTGTTGTTTATGGAGGGGACATGATttcgaatttatttttattattaaataaattgagAAAACTCAAATTTATGTTATACTTatttacattatatttataCTAATCATAATATATTTCAAAAGACTTCAATATTATAAGGGTTCCAAATTAACGGTGATGAGTGGAATTATATATAGATTAAATACTATTTAATAAAATGAGATGATGTTATAGTAACTGTTTTGGTATTTTTAAGTGGATTTTCAAAATTACCCTCCATTTAATaaagtaatttttaattaaaaaattaaatgtgttgatttttagattttgaaaaataacttTCACCATGTGTTCAATTGTTTGaggatatttttaaaaataaaataataataacaataataataataataactattacatatattttatcttCTATAGTTTAATAATACATACATTAGCAAACATACGCATTGCATGTGCAAGTCGATAGTAGATTAAATAAGCGGGGAGATCGATTTGGAGTTCTTTTGTAAACAATAAATATATAGATTTAAATCTATGAAATTAAAATCTTTCACATCATTGATGTCATTTGTTGATAACGGCTCGTGTTCGAGTCTTCCCTTTAACCATttgcaaataaaaaaatatcttatGGGGCTTCTGACTTATGAGTTCTGATTACTTGGGCATCAATGGATGAAAAATTactctcaaaataatttaattctaGGCTTCTGAGTTCTGATTACTTAGACATTTATATCTGAAATAAATGATAATTTTGACAACGTAGAcaactatttttaattttgatagttcaaaaaataacaaaaaagagTACATGAATGttacattaaaatatataaaatacataCCTGCAGGTAATTTAACTTTTCTATTTAATAAACCGTGTACAATTTCACCTGATACATTACTCATATATTCATTTTGCCTAATTATACGGTAGTATTtgaaaatgcttaaaaaaaatgttctcaatttttcttcacaaaatgttcaaattttatataaaaaaaaaactgacaatcactttttttaaaccattttcaaataatacttgcatgtttttgacttgttTATTAAGATATATAATTTTTCACCTTATATTTTGCGTTTGGGATAAAATGGTCCTTCTTATCTGAATCTTGGATCATAAATATTgataaatctgataatttaGGTGTGTTTTTTTCAATTATGTGAGACTCGTAGCCGCTGTCTTTGTGCACGAAATTACCCCGGACTAAGCATTACTATTTTGCAGGCCATTGGGTATGTTTTTTTGGTTCACAATCGATTAATGATAAATTTAATTGGGATTTGAAATTCGCATGTCGGAAGCAGTTCGTGAATCAGTTAGGAGAAGAACCAATAGTGAAAGGCTCAGCTTGCCGCTCATTTCTTCTTCAATCAATCTAATCAAATCTCACCAAAATTCTTACGATGAATATTATGACTTTGCAGCTGAAAGAAATCGAAACCCTTCGAGGCCATACTGATAGGGTTTGGTGTATCGCCTGGAATCCGGCCTCGGGAGCTGGCCGTGTCCCCGCCGTGTTCGCTTCATGTGGCGCCGACAAGAAAGTCATCATTTGGGAACAGGACCGCGCCACCGCCTCTTTCCAGTGCAAGGTTCGTTCTCAGTGTGACGTGTTTTAACGCAATGATTCTTCTTTGATCTGTTTTCCGGTTGAGAATCAAAGTGATTTAATTTGGTGcttcaaaattttcaatcctcAATCAGTTAGAAATTGACAAGTTAACGAATGCATATGCATGATGTATTGCTTGTGATTTTTTGTTTCAATTACAAGATTCAGTTCCACAGATTGGCTGGCAGgtcaacataaaattaaatttgtataGCTTCTCTTGATGCTATATTTTGATTATCTAATGAAAAGATAAGAGAAAAAGTCCAAATATTTTCAAATGCATTCTATGAAATTGTGTAGGACACATTTATGTACTCTCACCAGTTATAATGACAGAACAATTTTTTCTGTCCATTGGTCAAAGTAGcaaaattttgtttatttttatctttcttCTTTTTAGATCTTATTCC
Proteins encoded:
- the LOC140885477 gene encoding protein CIA1-like is translated as MNIMTLQLKEIETLRGHTDRVWCIAWNPASGAGRVPAVFASCGADKKVIIWEQDRATASFQCKFDEPAYKLLLKKDHAHDKDINSVQWCSQDNSCLASTGDDGTVKIW